A single region of the Pseudomonas mandelii genome encodes:
- the pilW gene encoding type IV pilus biogenesis/stability protein PilW: MSLRFALLLLLASLCAGCVLSGDFNPMKTSKGRDEARAAYVQLGLGYLQQGMTERAKVPLKKALDLDDSDPDANAALGLVFQAEMEPELADQHFRKALSSRPDDARILNNYGSFLFEEKRYKEAYERFEQAAADTLYPERSRVFENLGMTASKLGQRDLAQQQLEKALRLNRQQPRALLEMAELSFEDRHYVPARDYYDRFSLLTEQNARSLLLGVRLAKVFEDRDKAASFGLQLKRLYPGTPEYQQYLSEQ, from the coding sequence ATGTCCCTGCGCTTTGCGCTGCTTTTGCTGTTGGCCAGCCTGTGTGCTGGTTGCGTCCTGTCGGGCGATTTCAACCCGATGAAAACCAGCAAAGGTCGCGATGAAGCGCGTGCTGCCTATGTGCAACTGGGCTTGGGGTACTTGCAGCAAGGCATGACCGAACGGGCGAAAGTGCCGTTGAAGAAAGCCTTGGATCTGGATGACTCGGACCCGGATGCCAATGCGGCGCTTGGGTTGGTGTTTCAGGCTGAAATGGAACCTGAACTGGCAGACCAGCACTTTCGCAAGGCGCTGTCTTCCCGCCCCGACGATGCTCGAATCCTGAACAACTACGGCAGCTTTCTTTTCGAAGAAAAACGTTACAAAGAGGCTTACGAGCGCTTTGAACAGGCCGCCGCCGATACCCTGTATCCTGAGCGTTCGCGGGTGTTCGAGAACCTGGGCATGACCGCTTCGAAGCTGGGTCAGCGTGATCTGGCCCAGCAGCAACTGGAAAAAGCCCTGCGTTTGAACCGCCAACAACCGCGTGCATTGCTGGAAATGGCTGAGTTGTCCTTCGAAGACAGGCATTATGTGCCCGCGCGTGACTATTACGATCGTTTTAGCCTGCTCACCGAGCAAAATGCACGTAGTCTATTGCTCGGCGTTCGGCTGGCAAAAGTGTTTGAAGATCGCGACAAGGCCGCCAGTTTTGGCCTGCAACTAAAACGACTCTATCCCGGTACGCCGGAATATCAGCAATACCTGTCGGAGCAATGA
- a CDS encoding RodZ domain-containing protein gives MKAAHPEVVAANRVNPGETLRQARESNGWSLAEVALKLNLTVNSLSNLEAGAFDKLPGHTFARGYIRAYAKLLGMDQTVLVQQFDQSTGTDSQGSNVHSLGRIEEPVRVSHTILRIVSLLLLIAVIGGGFVWWQDQTSQRTKDLITPSPEHVEVEGADGTTQIHPLDEPEDQAVAESQVDGATALALPQAENATEAPAGTEATAPAAAPTAPAVPAPAAPAHSTAPVVATPVAPAPTAPVVSTPPASASVTPTIPAPAPAAPVAGQGQVQLQFTADCWTQVTDGTGKVLLSGLKRKGESVSVSGKPPFAVRLGFARGAQVSYNGQAVDVAPFTSGETARLKLGQ, from the coding sequence ATGAAAGCGGCGCATCCCGAAGTTGTAGCAGCGAATCGCGTTAACCCCGGTGAGACTTTGCGCCAGGCCCGCGAAAGCAATGGCTGGTCGCTGGCTGAAGTGGCCCTCAAGCTCAACCTCACCGTTAATTCCTTGAGTAATCTGGAAGCCGGCGCTTTCGACAAGCTGCCGGGGCACACCTTTGCTCGCGGTTATATTCGCGCGTATGCCAAATTGTTGGGCATGGACCAGACCGTTCTGGTCCAGCAGTTCGACCAATCCACCGGCACCGACTCCCAGGGCAGCAACGTCCACAGCCTGGGGCGTATCGAAGAACCGGTTCGGGTTTCCCACACTATTTTGCGCATTGTCAGCCTGCTGTTGCTGATCGCAGTGATTGGCGGTGGTTTTGTCTGGTGGCAGGATCAAACCTCCCAGCGCACCAAGGACCTGATCACCCCGAGCCCGGAACACGTCGAAGTCGAAGGTGCTGATGGCACCACCCAGATCCATCCGCTGGACGAGCCGGAAGACCAGGCCGTCGCGGAAAGTCAGGTTGACGGGGCAACCGCGCTGGCGTTGCCGCAAGCCGAAAACGCCACTGAAGCACCGGCCGGGACTGAAGCCACTGCGCCTGCCGCCGCGCCGACTGCACCCGCTGTCCCAGCGCCTGCTGCACCGGCGCACAGCACCGCTCCGGTTGTCGCGACTCCCGTAGCGCCGGCTCCGACGGCTCCTGTTGTATCAACTCCGCCTGCAAGCGCTTCGGTGACGCCGACCATCCCCGCTCCAGCACCGGCAGCTCCGGTTGCCGGCCAAGGTCAGGTTCAACTGCAGTTCACCGCCGATTGCTGGACGCAAGTGACCGATGGCACCGGCAAAGTGCTGTTGAGCGGTCTGAAGCGTAAAGGCGAAAGTGTTTCCGTCAGCGGCAAGCCGCCGTTTGCCGTGCGTCTGGGCTTCGCCCGTGGCGCGCAGGTCAGCTACAACGGGCAGGCGGTTGATGTCGCTCCGTTCACCAGTGGCGAGACTGCTCGCCTGAAGTTGGGTCAATAA
- the ispG gene encoding flavodoxin-dependent (E)-4-hydroxy-3-methylbut-2-enyl-diphosphate synthase — protein MHGESPIKRRESRKIWVGNVPVGGDAPIAVQSMTNSDTNDVAATVAQINRLEAAGVDIVRISVPDMDAAEAFGKIKQLVKVPLVADIHFDYKIALRVAELGVDCLRINPGNIGREDRVRAVVDAARDRGIPIRIGVNAGSLEKDLQKKYGEPTPAALVESALRHVEHLERLNFQDFKVSVKASDVFMAVAAYRLLAKEIVQPLHLGITEAGGLRSGTVKSAVGLGMLLAEGIGDTIRISLAADPVEEVKVGYDILKSLHLRSRGINFIACPSCSRQNFDVVKTMNELEGRLEDLLVPLDVAVIGCVVNGPGEAKEAHIGLTGGTPNLIYIDGKPSQKLTNDNLVDELERLIRQKAAEKVEADAAVIARG, from the coding sequence ATGCACGGCGAATCTCCAATCAAACGTCGCGAATCCCGCAAGATCTGGGTCGGTAACGTGCCCGTGGGCGGCGATGCGCCCATCGCTGTTCAGAGCATGACGAACAGCGACACCAATGACGTGGCCGCCACCGTGGCCCAGATCAATCGTCTGGAAGCCGCTGGTGTCGATATCGTGCGGATTTCCGTGCCGGACATGGACGCCGCCGAAGCCTTCGGCAAGATCAAGCAATTGGTCAAGGTGCCGTTGGTTGCCGACATCCACTTCGACTACAAGATTGCGCTGCGCGTCGCCGAACTGGGCGTTGATTGCCTGCGGATCAATCCGGGCAACATCGGTCGTGAAGACCGCGTGCGCGCGGTGGTCGATGCCGCCCGTGATCGCGGGATCCCGATCCGCATCGGCGTCAACGCCGGTTCCCTGGAAAAAGACCTGCAAAAGAAATACGGCGAGCCGACCCCGGCGGCGCTGGTCGAGTCTGCCCTGCGTCACGTCGAGCACCTTGAACGCCTGAATTTCCAGGACTTCAAGGTCAGCGTGAAGGCCTCCGACGTGTTCATGGCCGTCGCCGCCTACCGCCTGCTGGCCAAGGAAATCGTCCAGCCGCTGCACCTGGGCATCACCGAAGCCGGTGGTTTGCGCTCAGGCACGGTGAAATCCGCCGTGGGCCTCGGTATGCTGCTCGCCGAAGGGATTGGCGATACTATTCGCATCTCGTTGGCGGCCGACCCGGTCGAGGAAGTGAAAGTCGGCTACGACATTCTCAAGTCCCTGCACCTGCGTTCCCGTGGCATCAACTTCATCGCCTGCCCGAGCTGCTCGCGGCAGAATTTCGATGTGGTCAAAACCATGAACGAGCTGGAAGGGCGCCTCGAAGATCTGCTGGTGCCGCTGGATGTCGCGGTCATCGGTTGCGTGGTCAACGGGCCGGGTGAAGCCAAGGAAGCCCATATCGGCTTGACCGGCGGCACGCCGAACCTGATTTACATCGACGGCAAGCCGTCGCAGAAACTGACGAATGACAATCTGGTGGATGAGCTTGAACGCTTGATCCGCCAGAAAGCGGCCGAAAAGGTCGAAGCCGACGCGGCAGTCATCGCCCGCGGCTGA
- the fdx gene encoding ISC system 2Fe-2S type ferredoxin, whose protein sequence is MPQVIFLPHEKFCPDGMVVEAEPGISILELAHEHHIEMESACGGVCACTTCHCLIREGFDSLEEADELEEDYLDKAWGLEPHSRLACQAKVGTEDLTVEIPKYSLNHAAEAPH, encoded by the coding sequence ATGCCGCAGGTCATTTTTCTGCCACACGAGAAGTTTTGCCCGGACGGCATGGTTGTGGAGGCTGAACCCGGCATCTCCATCCTCGAACTGGCTCACGAACACCATATCGAGATGGAAAGCGCTTGCGGCGGCGTCTGCGCCTGCACCACCTGCCATTGCCTGATTCGCGAGGGCTTTGACTCGCTGGAAGAGGCCGATGAGCTGGAAGAAGACTATCTTGATAAGGCTTGGGGGCTGGAGCCCCACTCACGCTTGGCCTGTCAGGCAAAAGTCGGGACTGAAGACCTGACCGTCGAAATTCCGAAGTACTCGCTCAACCATGCGGCCGAAGCGCCGCACTGA
- the rlmN gene encoding 23S rRNA (adenine(2503)-C(2))-methyltransferase RlmN has product MTTSTVKTNLLGLTQLEMEKFFDSIGEKRFRAGQVMKWIHHLGVDDFDAMTNVSKALRDKLKAIAEVRGPEVVSEDISTDGTRKWVVRVASGSCVETVYIPQGKRGTLCVSSQAGCALDCSFCSTGKQGFNSNLTAAEVIGQVWIANKSFGSIPATADRAITNVVMMGMGEPLLNFDNVVAAMHLMMDDLGYGISKRRVTLSTSGVVPMIDELSKHIDVSLALSLHAPNDALRNQLVPINKKYPLKMLLESCQRYMSSLGEKRVLTIEYTLLKDINDKVEHAVEMIELLKNIPCKINLIPFNPFPHSGYERPSNNAIRRFQDQLHHAGFNVTVRTTRGEDIDAACGQLVGQVLDRTRRSERYIAVRELNAENDMAQNAAE; this is encoded by the coding sequence ATGACTACATCGACTGTAAAAACCAACCTGCTGGGTCTGACTCAGCTGGAAATGGAAAAATTCTTCGACTCAATCGGGGAGAAGCGTTTCCGTGCCGGTCAGGTAATGAAATGGATTCACCACCTTGGCGTCGATGATTTCGACGCCATGACGAACGTCAGCAAGGCCTTGCGCGACAAGCTCAAGGCTATTGCCGAAGTTCGCGGTCCTGAAGTCGTCAGCGAGGACATCTCCACCGACGGTACCCGTAAATGGGTAGTGCGCGTGGCGTCCGGCAGCTGCGTCGAGACCGTTTACATTCCCCAGGGCAAGCGCGGCACTTTGTGCGTTTCGTCCCAGGCAGGCTGTGCCCTGGATTGCAGTTTCTGCTCCACCGGCAAGCAAGGTTTCAACAGCAACCTCACCGCCGCTGAAGTCATCGGCCAGGTGTGGATTGCCAATAAATCGTTCGGCAGCATCCCGGCGACCGCCGACCGTGCCATCACCAACGTGGTGATGATGGGCATGGGTGAGCCGCTGCTGAACTTCGACAACGTCGTGGCCGCCATGCATCTGATGATGGATGACCTGGGCTACGGGATCTCCAAGCGCCGCGTGACCCTGTCCACTTCGGGCGTGGTGCCGATGATCGATGAGCTGTCCAAGCACATTGACGTCTCCCTGGCGTTGTCGCTGCACGCACCAAACGACGCATTGCGTAACCAATTGGTGCCGATCAACAAGAAATATCCGCTTAAGATGCTGCTCGAGTCGTGCCAGCGCTACATGTCGTCCCTGGGCGAAAAGCGCGTGCTGACCATCGAGTACACTTTGCTCAAGGACATCAACGACAAGGTTGAACATGCCGTTGAGATGATCGAGTTGCTCAAGAATATCCCGTGCAAGATCAACCTGATTCCGTTTAACCCGTTCCCGCATTCCGGTTACGAGCGCCCGAGCAACAACGCGATTCGCCGTTTCCAGGATCAGCTTCACCATGCCGGCTTCAATGTCACCGTGCGCACCACCCGCGGTGAAGACATCGATGCCGCGTGTGGCCAATTGGTAGGGCAGGTGCTGGATCGCACCCGTCGCAGCGAACGTTATATCGCCGTGCGTGAGTTGAACGCCGAGAACGATATGGCTCAAAACGCTGCGGAATAA
- the der gene encoding ribosome biogenesis GTPase Der, which translates to MVPVIALVGRPNVGKSTLFNRLTRTRDAIVGDLSGLTRDRQYGEAKWQGRSYILVDTGGISGDEHGMDEKMAEQSLLAIEEADVVLFLVDAKAGFTAADQMIAEHLRKRNKRSYVVANKVDNIDPEMARAEFAPLGMGHAIPIAGAHGRGITQMLEIALSDFPKDDDEQEEGEEEIVAEGEEAKRIPGPSEKDGIKIAIIGRPNVGKSTLVNRMLGEDRVIVYDEPGTTRDSIYIPFERNDEKYTLIDTAGVRKRGKIHEEVEKFSVVKTLQAIKDANVVIFVMDAREGVVDHDLNLLGFAIESGRALVIAINKWDGMTPSERDFVKVELQRRLFFVDYADIHFISALHGTGVGNLYASVQNSFKSAVTRWPTNRLTTILEDAVSEHAPPMVNNRRIKLRYAHLGGANPPIIVIHGNQIEKVPKSYVRYLENTYRRVLKLVGTPIRIEFKGGENPFEGKKTTLTDRQVNKKRRMMSHHKKADKKRRDKK; encoded by the coding sequence ATGGTTCCCGTAATCGCCCTGGTGGGCCGACCGAACGTCGGCAAGTCCACCTTGTTCAACCGCCTGACCAGGACTCGCGACGCCATCGTCGGCGACTTGTCCGGTCTGACCCGTGATCGCCAATACGGTGAGGCCAAGTGGCAAGGGCGTTCCTACATTCTGGTCGACACCGGCGGTATCTCCGGTGACGAGCACGGTATGGACGAAAAAATGGCCGAGCAGTCGTTGCTGGCCATTGAAGAAGCGGATGTCGTTCTGTTCCTGGTAGATGCCAAGGCCGGTTTTACCGCCGCCGACCAGATGATCGCCGAGCATTTGCGCAAACGTAACAAGCGTTCCTACGTGGTTGCCAACAAGGTCGACAACATCGACCCTGAAATGGCCCGCGCCGAGTTCGCCCCGTTGGGCATGGGCCACGCGATTCCGATCGCCGGCGCCCACGGTCGTGGCATCACCCAGATGCTGGAAATCGCCCTGAGCGACTTCCCGAAAGACGATGACGAACAGGAAGAAGGCGAGGAAGAGATCGTTGCCGAAGGCGAGGAAGCCAAGCGCATTCCTGGCCCTAGCGAAAAAGACGGGATCAAGATCGCCATCATCGGCCGCCCGAACGTCGGCAAGTCGACCCTGGTCAATCGCATGCTCGGTGAAGACCGGGTTATCGTCTATGACGAGCCTGGCACCACTCGCGACAGCATCTACATCCCGTTCGAGCGTAACGACGAGAAGTACACGCTGATCGACACCGCCGGTGTGCGCAAGCGCGGCAAGATCCACGAAGAAGTCGAAAAGTTCTCCGTGGTCAAAACCCTGCAAGCGATCAAAGACGCCAACGTGGTGATCTTTGTGATGGACGCCCGCGAGGGCGTGGTCGATCACGATCTCAACCTGCTGGGCTTCGCCATTGAGTCGGGTCGTGCGCTGGTGATCGCGATCAACAAGTGGGACGGCATGACGCCGAGCGAGCGTGACTTCGTGAAGGTCGAGCTGCAACGTCGACTGTTCTTCGTCGACTACGCCGACATCCACTTCATCTCGGCCCTGCACGGTACGGGCGTGGGCAACCTCTATGCCTCCGTACAGAACTCGTTCAAGTCCGCGGTTACCCGCTGGCCAACCAACCGCCTGACCACGATCCTGGAAGATGCGGTCAGCGAGCACGCGCCGCCGATGGTCAACAACCGCCGGATCAAGCTGCGTTATGCCCACTTGGGTGGTGCGAACCCGCCGATCATCGTGATCCACGGTAACCAGATCGAGAAGGTGCCGAAGTCTTACGTCCGTTATCTGGAAAACACTTACCGTCGTGTCTTGAAGCTGGTCGGTACGCCGATCCGCATCGAGTTCAAGGGCGGCGAGAACCCGTTCGAAGGCAAAAAGACCACGCTGACCGACCGTCAGGTCAACAAGAAGCGTCGCATGATGTCGCACCACAAAAAGGCCGACAAAAAGCGCCGCGATAAGAAATAG
- the ndk gene encoding nucleoside-diphosphate kinase, giving the protein MAVQRTFSIIKPDAVAKNVIGEITTRFEKAGLKVVASKMKQLSKAEAEGFYAEHSARGFFGDLVAFMISGPVVVQVLEGENAIALNRELMGATNPKEAAAGTIRADFADSIDANAVHGSDSEAAAAREISYFFAATEVTTR; this is encoded by the coding sequence ATGGCTGTTCAACGTACTTTCTCCATCATCAAGCCTGACGCTGTTGCAAAAAACGTCATCGGCGAGATCACCACTCGTTTCGAAAAAGCCGGCCTGAAGGTTGTAGCTTCGAAAATGAAGCAACTGTCCAAAGCCGAAGCTGAAGGCTTCTACGCTGAGCACAGCGCTCGTGGTTTCTTCGGCGACCTGGTTGCTTTCATGATCTCCGGTCCAGTTGTCGTTCAGGTTCTGGAAGGCGAAAACGCTATCGCTCTGAACCGTGAGCTGATGGGCGCTACCAACCCTAAAGAAGCTGCTGCCGGCACCATCCGTGCTGACTTCGCTGACTCCATCGATGCCAACGCTGTACACGGTTCGGACTCCGAAGCCGCTGCTGCTCGCGAAATCTCGTACTTCTTCGCAGCTACTGAAGTAACCACTCGCTAA
- the bamB gene encoding outer membrane protein assembly factor BamB, with translation MRDVIRWKHAALLALAILAAGCSSNSKKELPPAELTDFKEEVVLQKQWSRSIGDGQGETYNMLVPAIEGDTIYAADVTGVVMALDRSNGDVKWKKDLELPVSGAVGVGYGLVMFGTIKGEIVALDAINGEEKWRARVSSEVLAPPANNGDVVVVQTQDDRLIGLDAATGTQRWLYDSTPAVLTLRGTSAPIVTNRLAVAGLSTGKVVALDISNGVPVWEQRVAIPQGRSELERVVDIDGGLLLSGETLYVASYQGRVAALDLQSGRQLWQRDASSYAGVAQGFGSVYVSLSSGTVEGVDERSTTALWSNDSLARRQLSAPEVFSSYVAVGDMEGYLHLLSQVDGRFVGRERIDSDGLRARPLVVGDTIYVYGNSGKLEALTIK, from the coding sequence ATGCGTGACGTGATCCGTTGGAAACATGCAGCATTGCTGGCTCTGGCCATTTTGGCCGCGGGTTGCAGCAGCAACAGCAAAAAAGAATTGCCACCGGCCGAGTTGACCGACTTCAAAGAAGAAGTGGTTCTGCAGAAGCAGTGGAGTCGTTCGATCGGTGACGGTCAGGGCGAAACCTACAACATGCTGGTTCCGGCGATCGAAGGCGATACCATCTATGCTGCCGACGTCACCGGTGTGGTGATGGCGCTGGATCGCAGCAACGGCGACGTCAAATGGAAGAAGGACCTTGAACTGCCTGTTTCCGGCGCCGTTGGCGTGGGTTACGGTCTGGTCATGTTCGGCACCATCAAGGGCGAAATCGTTGCTCTGGATGCGATCAATGGTGAAGAGAAATGGCGCGCTCGCGTGTCCAGCGAAGTACTCGCACCGCCGGCCAACAACGGTGACGTGGTTGTGGTTCAGACTCAGGACGACCGTCTGATTGGTCTGGATGCCGCCACCGGCACCCAGCGCTGGCTGTATGACAGCACGCCTGCGGTCCTGACCTTGCGCGGCACCAGCGCACCGATCGTCACCAACCGCCTCGCGGTGGCTGGCCTGTCGACCGGTAAAGTGGTCGCTCTCGATATTTCCAACGGCGTGCCGGTGTGGGAACAACGGGTCGCGATTCCACAAGGTCGTTCGGAACTGGAGCGTGTGGTCGATATCGACGGTGGCCTGCTGCTGTCCGGCGAAACGCTGTACGTCGCCAGCTACCAGGGTCGCGTTGCGGCACTGGACCTGCAAAGCGGTCGTCAGCTCTGGCAGCGTGATGCTTCCAGCTATGCCGGCGTCGCGCAGGGTTTTGGCAGCGTTTACGTGAGCCTGTCTTCGGGCACTGTTGAAGGCGTCGACGAACGTTCCACCACAGCCTTGTGGAGCAACGATTCGCTGGCTCGTCGTCAACTGTCGGCTCCGGAAGTGTTCTCCAGCTACGTTGCAGTCGGCGATATGGAAGGCTACCTGCACCTGCTGAGCCAGGTGGACGGTCGTTTCGTCGGCCGCGAGCGCATCGACAGCGACGGCCTGCGTGCCCGTCCGCTGGTGGTGGGTGACACGATTTATGTGTATGGCAACAGTGGCAAACTGGAAGCCCTGACCATTAAGTAA
- the hisS gene encoding histidine--tRNA ligase has product MSKSLQAIRGMNDILPEQTPLWRHFEGTVSRLLDNYGYKQIRMPIVEFTELFKRSIGEVTDIVEKEMYTFDDRNGDSLTLRPEGTAACVRAVLEHGITGGGQVQKLWYIGPMFRHERPQKGRYRQFHQIGCEVFNLDGPDIDAELIVLTWRLWGELGIRDAVKLELNSLGTAESRARYREALVEFLSSRLDKLDEDSQRRLKTNPLRVLDTKNADTQAVLVDAPKMADYLDEESRVHFEGLKARLDTAGIPYVINPKLVRGLDYYSKTVFEWVTDKLGAQGTVCAGGRYDGLVEQMGGKPTPGVGFAMGIERLVLLLETLEQIPEEISRQVDVYLCAFGEAAELAGLALSERVRDQLPNLRLQVNAGAGSFKSQFKKADKSGALYALILGDDEMAQQVVGFKPLRGQGEQQSIAWDALAAHLATCVVQG; this is encoded by the coding sequence GTGAGCAAGTCTCTGCAAGCCATACGTGGCATGAACGACATCCTGCCCGAACAGACCCCGCTGTGGCGTCATTTCGAGGGCACCGTCTCGCGTCTGCTGGATAACTACGGTTACAAGCAGATCCGCATGCCGATCGTCGAGTTCACCGAGCTGTTCAAGCGCTCCATTGGTGAAGTGACCGACATCGTCGAAAAAGAGATGTACACCTTCGACGACCGCAACGGCGATTCCCTGACCCTGCGCCCTGAAGGCACGGCGGCCTGCGTGCGTGCTGTGCTCGAGCACGGCATCACCGGCGGTGGTCAGGTGCAGAAACTTTGGTACATCGGCCCGATGTTCCGTCACGAACGTCCTCAAAAAGGCCGTTATCGCCAGTTCCATCAGATCGGTTGCGAGGTCTTCAACCTCGACGGTCCGGACATCGACGCCGAGCTGATCGTGCTGACCTGGCGCCTGTGGGGCGAGCTGGGCATCCGTGATGCGGTCAAGCTTGAGCTCAACAGCCTGGGCACCGCCGAGTCCCGTGCTCGTTATCGCGAAGCGCTGGTCGAGTTCCTCTCGTCCCGCCTGGACAAGCTGGACGAAGACAGCCAGCGCCGTCTGAAAACCAACCCTTTGCGGGTGCTCGATACCAAGAACGCCGACACGCAAGCCGTGCTGGTCGATGCGCCGAAAATGGCCGACTACCTGGACGAAGAATCCCGTGTGCACTTCGAGGGCCTGAAGGCTCGCCTGGACACCGCCGGCATTCCTTACGTGATCAACCCGAAGCTGGTTCGCGGGCTGGATTACTACAGCAAGACCGTTTTCGAATGGGTCACCGACAAGTTGGGCGCCCAGGGCACCGTGTGTGCCGGTGGTCGTTACGACGGTCTGGTGGAGCAGATGGGTGGCAAGCCAACCCCGGGCGTCGGTTTCGCCATGGGTATCGAGCGCCTGGTGCTGTTGCTTGAAACCCTGGAACAGATTCCGGAAGAGATCTCCCGTCAGGTCGACGTTTACCTCTGCGCCTTCGGAGAAGCCGCCGAGCTGGCCGGTCTGGCCCTGAGTGAACGTGTACGTGATCAATTGCCCAACCTGCGCCTGCAAGTCAATGCCGGCGCGGGCAGCTTCAAAAGCCAGTTCAAGAAGGCCGACAAGAGCGGTGCGCTGTATGCGCTGATCCTCGGTGACGACGAAATGGCCCAGCAAGTGGTAGGTTTCAAACCCCTGCGTGGCCAGGGCGAACAACAAAGCATTGCCTGGGATGCGCTTGCTGCACACCTGGCCACCTGCGTCGTGCAGGGTTGA
- a CDS encoding tetratricopeptide repeat protein: MSSTEDENLADLKDWWTRNGKPLVTGGLLALVIVFGWQAFQKYQSNQSQGASILYQQLLETTLTPDGKPDAARVSDLAGKLNSEFGGSAYAQYGSLFVAKVAVDSGKLDDAATELKAIVAKPANPALGEIARQRLAQVLAAQNKVDEALKLLEGDADKAFLATREELKGDLLVQLGRTDEANTAYQKAKAALSDEAAVGGLQIKLDDLAKGDA; encoded by the coding sequence GTGTCGAGTACCGAAGACGAAAACCTGGCAGATTTGAAGGACTGGTGGACACGCAACGGCAAGCCCCTGGTCACTGGCGGCCTGTTGGCGCTGGTCATCGTGTTCGGCTGGCAGGCCTTTCAGAAGTATCAGAGCAATCAGTCGCAAGGCGCCTCGATTCTCTATCAGCAATTGCTCGAAACCACGCTGACGCCTGACGGCAAGCCTGATGCCGCCCGTGTTTCGGACCTGGCCGGCAAGCTCAACAGCGAGTTCGGCGGTAGCGCCTATGCACAGTACGGCAGCTTGTTCGTGGCGAAAGTCGCGGTCGACAGCGGCAAGCTGGACGACGCGGCCACCGAGCTGAAAGCCATCGTGGCAAAACCGGCCAACCCGGCGCTGGGCGAAATCGCCCGTCAGCGTCTGGCGCAGGTACTGGCGGCGCAGAACAAGGTCGATGAGGCCCTGAAGCTGCTCGAAGGCGATGCTGACAAGGCATTCCTGGCCACGCGCGAAGAACTCAAAGGCGACCTGCTGGTGCAGTTGGGTCGTACCGACGAAGCAAACACGGCGTATCAAAAAGCCAAGGCGGCACTGTCGGATGAAGCGGCGGTCGGTGGCCTACAAATCAAGCTGGACGACCTGGCCAAAGGGGATGCGTGA
- the iscX gene encoding Fe-S cluster assembly protein IscX: MSLKWVDVLEIAIQLAESRPEVDPRYVNFVDLHKWVLALPEFRDDPTRGGEKVLEAIQAAWIEEAD, encoded by the coding sequence ATGAGTCTGAAATGGGTTGATGTGCTGGAAATCGCGATCCAGCTGGCTGAATCCCGGCCGGAAGTGGATCCGCGTTATGTGAACTTCGTCGATCTGCACAAATGGGTGCTGGCATTGCCGGAGTTCCGTGATGATCCGACCCGCGGTGGCGAGAAGGTACTTGAAGCCATTCAGGCCGCCTGGATCGAAGAAGCAGACTGA